The Nonlabens spongiae genome contains a region encoding:
- a CDS encoding LegC family aminotransferase: protein MNEVVRFIREVHKQKDGFIPLHAPVFEGNEKQYLLDCIDSTFVSSVGEYVTRFEEQLALYTSVKKAVSVVNGTAALQVGMRIVGVEKSTEVITQALTFIATANAISYLGAEPIFLDVDVDTMGLSPKAVGSFLEEHAELREEACYNKTTGKRISACVPMHTFGFPVHLDELFKICAKWNIPIVEDAAESLGSFYKGQHTGSYGKVGAFSFNGNKIVTSGGGGALVSNDEALMVRAKHLTTTAKVPHSWEYVHDEVGYNYRMPNLNAALACAQLERLDAYLANKRKLAREYQAFFAEQSIKFRTETPNTKANYWLMCVELEDKAERDAFLKTTNDAGVMTRPIWQLMHRLPMFANCMTDGLKNSEFFEDRIVNVPSSFRV from the coding sequence GTAGTAAGATTTATAAGGGAGGTACACAAACAGAAAGATGGATTTATCCCCTTACATGCTCCTGTTTTTGAAGGTAATGAGAAACAGTACCTTCTGGATTGCATAGATTCTACTTTTGTCTCTTCGGTAGGAGAATATGTCACAAGATTTGAGGAGCAATTAGCACTCTATACATCGGTTAAAAAAGCAGTTTCTGTGGTGAATGGTACAGCTGCTTTGCAAGTAGGAATGAGAATAGTAGGCGTCGAAAAAAGTACCGAAGTTATAACGCAAGCATTAACTTTTATAGCGACAGCAAATGCCATATCTTATTTAGGAGCAGAGCCTATATTTCTAGACGTAGATGTAGATACCATGGGATTATCCCCTAAGGCTGTTGGAAGTTTTTTGGAAGAACATGCAGAATTAAGAGAAGAAGCTTGCTACAATAAAACAACGGGAAAAAGAATCAGCGCTTGTGTTCCTATGCATACTTTTGGTTTTCCGGTACACCTTGATGAATTGTTTAAGATATGTGCTAAATGGAATATACCCATTGTAGAAGATGCTGCTGAGTCATTAGGTAGTTTTTATAAGGGACAGCATACGGGTTCATATGGTAAGGTAGGTGCCTTTTCATTTAATGGGAATAAAATTGTGACCAGTGGTGGGGGCGGTGCTTTAGTGAGCAACGATGAAGCTTTAATGGTTCGTGCCAAACACCTAACTACCACAGCAAAAGTACCGCACTCGTGGGAATATGTGCACGATGAAGTAGGCTATAACTATAGAATGCCAAACCTTAATGCGGCACTAGCTTGCGCGCAATTAGAACGCTTAGATGCTTATCTGGCAAATAAGCGCAAACTGGCCCGAGAATACCAAGCATTTTTTGCCGAGCAGTCTATAAAATTTAGAACAGAAACGCCCAATACCAAAGCCAATTATTGGCTAATGTGTGTAGAACTAGAAGATAAAGCCGAACGTGATGCCTTTTTAAAAACAACCAATGATGCCGGCGTAATGACGCGCCCCATTTGGCAATTGATGCATCGCTTGCCCATGTTTGCAAACTGCATGACTGACGGTCTTAAAAACTCAGAGTTTTTTGAAGATAGAATTGTTAATGTACCAAGTAGTTTTAGAGTTTGA
- a CDS encoding acetyltransferase: MIEKNPILLVGGGGHCASVIDVIESQGAYQIIGIVDKEEFKGQQLLGYNYIGEDKDLPDLISKFKNVVITLGMIKSNTLRVKLFNLTKSLGANFPVIKSPSAHVSRYSKISPGTVVMHHAIVNSHSKIGENCIINTKALIEHDCIIGNHCHMSTAATVNGSCTIGDNVMIGSNSVLLNGVKVISNTIIGAGGVVVKNVDVAGTLVGNPAKTL; this comes from the coding sequence TTGATCGAGAAAAACCCCATATTGTTAGTTGGTGGTGGGGGGCATTGTGCCTCTGTTATTGATGTAATTGAATCACAAGGGGCATACCAGATTATTGGTATTGTTGACAAAGAGGAATTTAAAGGTCAACAGCTTTTAGGATATAATTACATAGGAGAAGATAAAGACTTACCTGATTTAATATCAAAGTTTAAAAATGTTGTTATCACCTTAGGTATGATCAAGAGCAACACCTTAAGGGTGAAATTATTTAATTTAACTAAAAGTTTAGGAGCAAATTTTCCTGTAATAAAATCCCCCAGCGCCCATGTTTCAAGGTATTCAAAAATTTCACCAGGAACTGTGGTGATGCATCATGCTATAGTTAACTCACATAGCAAAATTGGCGAGAATTGTATAATCAATACAAAAGCATTGATAGAACATGATTGTATAATTGGGAATCACTGTCATATGTCTACCGCCGCAACCGTAAATGGCTCTTGCACTATTGGGGATAACGTAATGATAGGAAGTAATTCTGTTTTGTTAAATGGTGTCAAGGTTATAAGTAACACGATAATAGGTGCCGGCGGTGTAGTGGTTAAAAATGTTGATGTGGCTGGAACATTAGTTGGTAACCCAGCTAAAACTCTATAA
- a CDS encoding nucleotidyltransferase family protein, translating into MQGNISKISIDSNASLLEAIKQMDVLDGKLLMVTDNENDYVSIISIGDIQRYLITHQNIEAKVTDALRQNVRVASIDDSPEQIKNIMLEFRTEFMPVLDEKGDLDRVIFWKDIFEEKQTFNKEKINVPVVIMAGGKGTRLKPITNIIPKPLVPVGERPIVQIIMDQFSEMGTENFYMSVNYKADMIQQYFDKIEKPYAVNYFEEDKPLGTAGSLSLIKNQITETFFVSNCDILIDQDYEEVYKWHKKNKNEITSIAAIKNYHIPYGTLEIGRDGLLENMKEKPDLTFFVNAGVYIVEPHLLHDIPNNEFYHITYLMEKVKQRGGRVGVFPVSEGSWMDIGNWVEYNKTQEMFKKRFS; encoded by the coding sequence ATGCAAGGTAATATATCAAAAATTTCCATTGACTCAAATGCTTCTTTACTGGAGGCAATTAAACAGATGGATGTCTTGGATGGCAAGTTGCTCATGGTTACTGACAATGAGAACGACTATGTTTCCATCATTAGTATAGGCGATATTCAGCGGTACCTTATCACGCATCAAAATATTGAGGCTAAAGTTACTGATGCATTACGTCAAAACGTACGTGTCGCTTCAATCGACGATTCACCCGAACAGATCAAGAATATCATGCTCGAATTTAGAACGGAGTTTATGCCTGTGCTGGATGAAAAAGGTGATTTAGACCGTGTTATTTTCTGGAAAGACATTTTTGAAGAAAAGCAAACCTTTAATAAGGAAAAAATCAATGTACCTGTAGTTATTATGGCGGGAGGCAAAGGGACACGTTTGAAGCCTATAACAAATATCATCCCTAAACCATTGGTACCTGTTGGTGAAAGACCAATAGTTCAAATAATTATGGATCAGTTTTCTGAAATGGGCACAGAAAATTTTTATATGTCTGTCAACTATAAAGCAGATATGATCCAACAATATTTTGATAAAATAGAGAAACCCTACGCTGTTAATTATTTTGAGGAGGACAAGCCTTTGGGAACTGCTGGAAGCTTATCTCTGATAAAAAATCAAATTACGGAAACCTTTTTTGTAAGTAATTGTGATATTTTAATTGATCAAGATTATGAAGAAGTGTACAAATGGCATAAGAAGAACAAAAACGAGATCACGTCAATAGCGGCTATCAAGAATTATCATATACCCTACGGAACTCTTGAAATAGGTAGAGATGGATTGCTGGAAAATATGAAGGAAAAGCCTGACCTGACTTTTTTTGTGAACGCTGGAGTTTATATAGTAGAGCCACATTTATTGCATGATATTCCCAATAATGAATTTTATCACATCACTTATCTTATGGAAAAAGTCAAGCAGCGTGGTGGTAGAGTGGGTGTGTTTCCTGTAAGTGAAGGAAGCTGGATGGATATTGGTAACTGGGTTGAATACAATAAAACTCAAGAAATGTTTAAAAAGCGCTTTTCATGA
- a CDS encoding glycosyltransferase: MRILYVGHCNDLYIGYLNRIVKSNIREAITGVVDLNYSGPKEELYARKKNYDYSFSLKRKHKKSISSPSIKGLLQLPNRFLVSNILRARFKAIVKEIEKRQNQQVISASYSNIIREFRPTHIHVHYLDKNRLKWVDFAPEDCKIILSFWGSDLMTVPRGVGEYNVQYHALRKANVITTQTLDLRTILLSKYGQDLQPRIQTQTFDPLLNNREIISQLSTGESRKKFKLKYNIDPEKRCIQVGYSAAAGQNHIAILEQINQLPAVHKNTIAILIPLSYNNTNDYVSLLLKRIATYDFQIIPVLEFLPVEDMLQIVSGCDIFISMRQNDALNAAMLESLYAENLVITGAWLPYGIYRRNSIGFTAVDRYEDLKGELLKILSNFAKAKNVTIKNRQKLAKLFDSEQIASNWLNVYT; the protein is encoded by the coding sequence ATGAGAATTCTCTATGTAGGACACTGCAATGACCTATATATTGGGTATTTGAATAGAATAGTCAAGAGTAATATTCGTGAAGCCATAACAGGTGTTGTAGATTTAAACTATTCTGGACCTAAGGAGGAGCTGTACGCGAGAAAAAAGAATTATGATTACTCTTTTTCGCTCAAGCGAAAACATAAAAAGTCAATTTCATCTCCATCTATAAAGGGGTTACTACAATTGCCGAATCGATTTCTAGTCTCAAACATTTTAAGAGCTCGGTTCAAAGCCATTGTGAAAGAAATAGAGAAGCGTCAAAATCAGCAAGTGATTAGCGCTAGTTATTCTAATATAATTAGAGAATTCAGGCCAACTCACATTCATGTGCACTACCTAGATAAGAACCGTTTGAAATGGGTCGATTTTGCTCCAGAGGACTGTAAGATAATATTATCGTTTTGGGGCTCTGACTTGATGACCGTTCCTCGTGGTGTGGGAGAGTATAACGTGCAATATCATGCTTTGAGAAAGGCAAATGTTATAACAACTCAAACACTAGACTTAAGAACTATACTGCTGAGTAAATATGGTCAGGATCTACAGCCAAGAATTCAGACGCAAACGTTTGACCCATTATTAAACAATAGAGAGATTATATCTCAATTGTCAACTGGGGAAAGTCGCAAAAAGTTCAAGCTAAAATATAATATTGATCCAGAGAAACGCTGTATTCAAGTAGGCTACAGCGCTGCTGCTGGTCAAAATCACATAGCCATTCTTGAGCAAATCAATCAACTACCCGCGGTTCATAAAAATACTATAGCTATTTTAATTCCCTTAAGCTATAATAACACGAATGACTATGTATCACTATTGTTGAAAAGAATAGCTACTTATGACTTTCAGATCATTCCTGTTTTAGAATTTCTTCCAGTCGAAGATATGCTTCAAATTGTTTCTGGATGCGATATTTTTATCTCAATGCGTCAAAATGATGCTCTCAATGCCGCTATGTTGGAATCACTCTATGCTGAAAACCTAGTTATTACCGGAGCATGGTTGCCTTATGGTATTTATAGACGTAACTCGATAGGATTTACAGCAGTTGACCGATATGAGGATTTGAAAGGTGAATTGTTGAAAATATTATCTAATTTCGCGAAAGCGAAAAATGTTACAATAAAAAACAGGCAAAAGCTAGCAAAGCTGTTTGATTCAGAGCAAATTGCGAGCAACTGGTTAAATGTCTATACTTGA
- a CDS encoding Gfo/Idh/MocA family protein: MKEITVAIIGCGRIAQRHAQHINNTEGLNLVAVCDIDENKAKELGAEYSVPHIKNAGDLFKIEDIDVVAICTPNGHHAEHSISALKAGKHVLCEKPMAISVHDCGEMIKTAEKYNKRLFVIKQNRFNPPVAAVKKAIEENKLGKINSVQLSCFWNRNENYYHNSWKGTKELDGGTLFTQFSHFVDLLYYLVGDVKEAKAFGANFIHEGIIEFEDTGVVILKFFNDAIGTINYTVNSYGGNMEGSLTLFGDKGTVKIGGQYLNELEYQRFEDYSIEDLPQGNKPNNYGEYKGSMSNHDAIYENLVDVLSRGGSISTNMFEGLKTVEIISKIYANFRA, encoded by the coding sequence ATGAAAGAAATAACTGTTGCTATAATAGGCTGTGGCCGAATTGCCCAGCGCCACGCTCAACACATTAATAATACAGAAGGGCTAAATCTAGTAGCTGTTTGCGATATTGACGAAAATAAAGCAAAAGAACTAGGAGCGGAATATTCAGTACCTCACATAAAAAACGCCGGTGATTTATTCAAAATCGAGGATATTGATGTCGTAGCGATTTGCACGCCTAATGGACATCACGCTGAGCATTCAATAAGTGCTTTAAAGGCAGGTAAACATGTTCTTTGTGAGAAACCTATGGCTATTTCAGTCCACGATTGTGGCGAAATGATCAAAACAGCTGAAAAGTATAACAAGCGCCTATTTGTTATCAAACAAAATAGGTTTAACCCACCTGTTGCGGCAGTCAAGAAGGCTATTGAAGAAAATAAACTAGGTAAAATCAATAGCGTCCAGTTATCTTGTTTCTGGAACCGTAATGAAAATTACTATCATAATAGCTGGAAGGGTACTAAAGAATTAGATGGTGGAACCCTTTTTACCCAATTCAGCCATTTTGTTGATTTGCTCTACTACCTTGTGGGAGATGTAAAGGAAGCAAAGGCTTTTGGAGCTAATTTTATCCACGAAGGAATTATCGAATTTGAAGACACCGGTGTTGTAATACTCAAATTTTTCAATGATGCTATAGGTACGATTAACTATACCGTGAATAGCTACGGAGGCAACATGGAAGGGTCTTTAACCTTGTTTGGCGATAAGGGAACGGTTAAGATAGGAGGGCAATATTTGAATGAATTGGAATATCAGCGTTTTGAAGACTATAGTATTGAAGATTTACCGCAAGGCAATAAGCCTAATAATTATGGTGAGTACAAAGGCAGTATGTCTAACCACGATGCGATATATGAGAATTTAGTAGATGTACTCAGTCGCGGTGGATCAATCTCTACAAATATGTTTGAAGGCTTGAAAACCGTCGAGATCATCAGTAAAATTTACGCAAACTTTCGGGCATGA
- a CDS encoding acyltransferase encodes MKEYQSQVRKVSFGTGCTIVHPVNIYECEIGDSCFVGPFVEIQNNVLIGDRTKVQSHSFICEMVHIGNDCFIGHGVMFINDVFSKGKPAGGDSTQWKKTKIGNNVSIGSNATILPVEIADETVIGAGAVVTKDILTKGVYAGNPARKLRDL; translated from the coding sequence ATGAAAGAGTATCAATCTCAAGTACGAAAGGTTTCCTTTGGTACGGGTTGCACAATAGTCCATCCTGTTAATATTTACGAATGCGAAATTGGGGATAGTTGTTTTGTAGGTCCTTTTGTTGAAATTCAGAATAATGTTTTAATAGGAGATCGCACTAAGGTTCAATCCCACTCTTTCATTTGCGAGATGGTTCATATTGGTAATGACTGTTTTATAGGTCATGGGGTGATGTTTATCAATGATGTTTTTTCAAAAGGCAAGCCTGCGGGAGGAGATTCCACACAATGGAAGAAAACTAAGATTGGCAATAATGTCAGTATCGGTTCAAATGCTACAATTTTACCTGTTGAAATTGCAGATGAAACAGTAATTGGGGCGGGAGCGGTTGTCACTAAAGATATTTTGACTAAGGGAGTGTACGCTGGCAATCCTGCTAGAAAATTAAGAGATTTATGA
- a CDS encoding DegT/DnrJ/EryC1/StrS family aminotransferase: MKVPFVDLYAQYVNIQQEIDDAISKVIADTSFIGGEDVKLFEKEFASYMGAQFCVACANGTDSIEMALKAMGVGPGDEVIVPAISWISTSEAVSTVGARPIFVDVEKDYLTIDVSKIEEKITTNTKAIIPVHLYGHPANMSEVMRIAKNYDLKVLEDCAQAHNAEWNGQKVGNIGNAGSFSFYPGKNLGAYGDAGGIITNDEALAKKVRMIANHGQLKKHDHQIEGRNSRMDGMQAAILRAKLPHLSAWTDGRIAVSDKYDRAITNTKIVKPKTDEVAKHVFHLYVIRTEKRDELKNLLESKNISVAIHYPTALPFMPCYSHFNFEFKDFPVAAENQNEILSIPMYAEMTDEMIQTVAEELNNF, encoded by the coding sequence ATGAAAGTACCTTTTGTTGATTTATACGCTCAATATGTAAACATCCAGCAAGAAATTGATGATGCCATTTCAAAAGTTATTGCAGATACTTCATTCATAGGTGGAGAAGATGTCAAGTTATTTGAAAAAGAGTTTGCTAGTTATATGGGAGCTCAGTTCTGCGTTGCTTGTGCCAATGGTACAGATTCCATTGAAATGGCTCTCAAAGCTATGGGGGTAGGACCTGGTGACGAGGTTATCGTTCCAGCTATATCTTGGATCTCCACTTCAGAGGCAGTAAGTACGGTAGGGGCACGTCCTATTTTTGTGGATGTAGAAAAAGACTATTTAACAATAGATGTTTCTAAAATAGAAGAAAAAATCACAACCAATACCAAGGCAATCATTCCGGTTCATTTGTATGGACACCCAGCAAACATGAGCGAAGTGATGCGTATTGCTAAAAATTACGATTTAAAAGTGTTAGAAGATTGTGCTCAGGCACATAATGCTGAATGGAATGGACAAAAAGTTGGAAATATAGGTAATGCGGGTAGTTTTAGTTTTTATCCCGGCAAAAATTTAGGGGCTTATGGTGATGCCGGTGGTATAATAACAAATGATGAAGCCTTAGCCAAAAAAGTCCGAATGATTGCCAATCATGGTCAACTTAAAAAACACGATCATCAAATAGAAGGTCGTAACAGCCGTATGGATGGTATGCAAGCTGCGATATTGCGCGCAAAATTACCTCATCTGAGCGCTTGGACTGACGGTAGAATTGCGGTTTCTGATAAATATGATCGAGCTATAACTAACACAAAGATCGTTAAGCCAAAAACTGATGAGGTTGCAAAGCATGTATTTCATCTTTATGTGATACGAACAGAAAAACGAGATGAACTGAAGAATCTTTTGGAAAGTAAAAATATAAGTGTAGCGATTCATTACCCAACCGCTTTACCTTTCATGCCGTGCTATTCTCATTTCAATTTTGAATTCAAGGATTTTCCGGTAGCAGCAGAAAATCAAAATGAAATACTTTCCATTCCAATGTATGCTGAAATGACAGATGAAATGATTCAGACCGTAGCTGAAGAATTGAATAATTTTTGA
- a CDS encoding glycosyltransferase family protein, with protein MKVLQAIHSYKPYLPYFEDKYKVNQEEITFDELKSLLLKDRFYASHLLDPVLNDTESGFYTMWDYPLFQEKWAESKGWKETDAKKILFAQIEEFQPDVFYNFSPARFESSEINAGVPDQVLKICWSAAPGILNEVFSLYKTRLTNLPSDIQPLAEAGFRSDLFQPAHDPMMDQIKKQTKKEIDVFFYGQYAPAHFKVRNKIIDRLIDYKLQSKFKIELALLYTSRYKDRYLLSRPYRLRKLFHSRKLIHPSSKVVENSASQVYGLDLYKKIASSRIVFNAAVDFSGNYKVNMRNFESLGLGAHLISDDGIYPEHFEKEKHFSVYKSFDHFVEIAEYMLKNESKSREIAAAGNNMITKKYSKEKQWLQFQKIVEKVS; from the coding sequence ATGAAGGTTTTACAAGCAATACATTCTTACAAGCCCTATTTACCTTATTTTGAAGATAAGTACAAGGTGAATCAGGAGGAGATTACTTTTGATGAATTAAAAAGCCTACTACTTAAGGATAGGTTTTATGCGTCTCATTTACTCGATCCAGTATTAAATGATACCGAGAGTGGTTTTTATACCATGTGGGACTATCCATTATTTCAAGAAAAATGGGCTGAAAGTAAAGGGTGGAAGGAAACTGATGCTAAAAAGATTCTATTTGCTCAGATAGAAGAGTTTCAACCTGATGTGTTTTATAACTTTTCACCAGCGAGGTTTGAGTCATCTGAAATTAATGCAGGAGTTCCAGATCAAGTTCTTAAAATATGCTGGTCTGCCGCACCAGGGATACTAAATGAGGTATTTAGTCTATACAAAACGAGATTAACAAATCTTCCATCTGATATTCAACCCTTGGCAGAAGCAGGTTTTCGTAGCGATCTATTTCAACCAGCCCATGACCCTATGATGGACCAAATTAAAAAACAAACAAAAAAGGAAATTGATGTTTTTTTCTATGGCCAGTACGCTCCAGCGCATTTTAAAGTTAGGAACAAAATCATAGATCGATTGATTGATTATAAACTTCAGTCCAAGTTTAAAATTGAATTAGCGTTATTGTACACAAGCAGATATAAAGACCGTTATCTCCTTTCACGCCCCTATCGACTGCGCAAATTATTCCATAGCAGGAAATTAATTCATCCCTCCAGTAAAGTTGTTGAGAATTCAGCTTCTCAAGTTTATGGTTTGGATTTATACAAAAAAATTGCTTCAAGTAGAATCGTATTTAATGCGGCGGTAGATTTTTCAGGAAATTATAAAGTGAATATGCGTAATTTTGAAAGTCTAGGTTTAGGTGCGCATCTGATATCAGATGATGGAATTTATCCAGAACACTTTGAAAAGGAAAAGCATTTCTCTGTTTACAAATCTTTTGATCATTTTGTAGAAATTGCAGAGTACATGTTGAAAAATGAATCGAAGTCTCGGGAGATAGCTGCAGCTGGTAATAATATGATCACAAAGAAATATTCTAAAGAAAAACAATGGCTACAGTTTCAGAAAATAGTGGAAAAAGTATCATAG
- a CDS encoding sugar 3,4-ketoisomerase, which translates to MATVSENSGKSIIESKPHIIDLKSIGSPDLGYISVAQYQDNMPFEIKRVYWTYYTPNQVTRGHHAHKELHQCIFAVSGKIEFELINQQGKKTIFILDSPEKGLYIPPLHWRTINFSHSAVLLCLASEVYLKEDYIRDFDSFINNSK; encoded by the coding sequence ATGGCTACAGTTTCAGAAAATAGTGGAAAAAGTATCATAGAATCAAAACCACATATTATAGATCTTAAGAGTATTGGATCACCAGATTTAGGATATATTTCCGTTGCCCAATACCAAGATAACATGCCATTTGAGATAAAACGTGTCTACTGGACGTATTATACTCCTAATCAGGTTACTAGAGGGCATCATGCTCATAAAGAGTTGCACCAGTGTATTTTTGCTGTAAGCGGTAAAATTGAATTTGAATTGATAAACCAACAAGGCAAAAAAACGATCTTTATTCTCGACTCACCAGAAAAGGGATTGTACATACCTCCTCTGCATTGGCGTACGATAAACTTTTCGCATAGTGCAGTTTTATTATGCTTAGCTTCTGAGGTTTATCTTAAAGAAGATTACATTAGAGATTTCGACTCATTTATCAATAATTCTAAGTAA
- a CDS encoding acyltransferase: MIHPLADVQSSTIGENTTIWQFCVILKNAQIGKNCNINCNVFIENDVIVGDNVTIKPGVQLWDGVRIADNVHLGPNATFTNDKYPRSKEYVDRWPQITIGKYASIGANATILPGVSIGNYAKVGAGAVVTKEVLPHQVVVGNPAKVIGYSSIENNRVSLALLDEYGHRYKYENNILSKTS, from the coding sequence ATGATTCATCCATTAGCAGACGTTCAATCCAGCACTATCGGTGAGAATACGACTATTTGGCAATTTTGTGTTATTCTTAAGAATGCGCAAATAGGTAAAAATTGCAATATTAATTGTAACGTTTTTATTGAAAATGATGTGATTGTTGGCGACAATGTCACTATTAAACCTGGAGTGCAGCTGTGGGATGGAGTAAGAATTGCAGATAATGTTCATCTTGGGCCAAATGCAACTTTTACTAACGATAAATATCCAAGGTCAAAAGAATACGTTGATCGTTGGCCTCAAATTACGATTGGCAAATACGCATCTATTGGCGCTAATGCAACAATTTTGCCTGGAGTTTCTATTGGTAACTATGCAAAAGTAGGTGCGGGTGCTGTTGTTACTAAAGAAGTGTTACCTCATCAAGTAGTAGTAGGGAATCCGGCAAAAGTAATAGGTTATTCAAGCATTGAAAATAATAGAGTGAGCTTGGCACTGCTTGACGAGTATGGGCACAGGTATAAATATGAAAATAATATTCTTAGCAAGACCTCATGA
- a CDS encoding DegT/DnrJ/EryC1/StrS family aminotransferase, which translates to MIKFLDLKAINDQYRSEINEAIKTVLDSGWYIKGFALEKFEAEFASYCDTEHCVGVANGLDALILIFRALIIQDKLKVGDEVIVPANTYIASVMALTQNGLIPVLIEPNENSFNLDLEGLKKNRTRKTRAVLTVHLYGQLAVDVSSYCKENDLLLVEDAAQAHGAQNENGQRAGSYGIAAGFSFYPGKNLGAIGDAGAVTTNDEELAQLISQLGNYGSEKKYHNSILGLNSRLDELQAAVLSVKLKNLDHENAQRRIAAKYYSDNIKNPKLRLPDWDQNVKNHVFHLFVIRCRERDLLKNYLEDNGIQTVIHYPIPPHKQNAYNEWNDLLSYPITEKIHKEVLSLPISPIITKEEQEKIVNVLNEF; encoded by the coding sequence ATGATTAAATTTTTAGATCTAAAAGCAATTAATGACCAGTATCGATCAGAAATTAACGAAGCGATTAAAACGGTATTAGATTCTGGCTGGTATATAAAAGGTTTTGCACTTGAAAAGTTTGAAGCTGAATTTGCATCATATTGTGATACTGAACATTGCGTGGGTGTTGCTAATGGCTTAGATGCATTGATTCTCATCTTTAGAGCACTCATAATTCAAGATAAATTGAAAGTAGGAGATGAGGTCATCGTACCTGCTAACACTTACATTGCTAGTGTAATGGCTTTAACTCAAAACGGATTGATTCCAGTTTTGATAGAGCCAAACGAAAACTCATTTAATCTTGATTTAGAGGGTTTGAAAAAAAACAGAACAAGAAAAACTAGAGCTGTTCTTACCGTTCATCTATATGGTCAATTAGCAGTGGACGTAAGCTCTTATTGTAAAGAAAATGATTTGTTATTGGTTGAAGATGCAGCTCAGGCTCATGGAGCTCAAAACGAAAATGGTCAAAGAGCTGGCAGCTACGGTATAGCCGCAGGATTTTCATTTTATCCTGGCAAGAACCTGGGAGCGATTGGTGATGCTGGCGCGGTGACAACTAATGATGAAGAATTAGCTCAGCTTATTAGTCAATTAGGGAATTATGGGAGTGAGAAAAAGTATCACAATTCAATATTGGGTTTAAATAGTCGCTTAGATGAATTACAAGCTGCTGTATTAAGTGTTAAGCTTAAAAATTTAGATCACGAAAATGCTCAAAGAAGAATTGCTGCAAAGTATTACTCAGATAATATAAAAAACCCAAAACTTCGCTTGCCAGACTGGGATCAAAATGTCAAAAACCACGTATTTCATTTATTTGTAATACGCTGTCGCGAAAGAGATCTCTTAAAAAATTACTTAGAGGATAATGGCATTCAAACTGTCATCCATTATCCTATACCACCTCATAAGCAAAATGCTTATAATGAATGGAATGATTTGTTGTCGTACCCTATCACAGAGAAGATACATAAGGAGGTGTTGAGTTTACCTATTAGTCCTATAATCACAAAAGAAGAGCAAGAAAAAATTGTAAACGTTTTAAACGAATTTTGA